One window of Branchiostoma lanceolatum isolate klBraLanc5 chromosome 8, klBraLanc5.hap2, whole genome shotgun sequence genomic DNA carries:
- the LOC136440397 gene encoding archaemetzincin-2-like: protein MTSRSESARIRQLLQGLTEDEILELMRMISPKFAPADVETRKKAVLPDPNEKKSTKKYENFKASERRYFEEAYNENSVLWKPLTIEDESDWLNNHPESGQTFGDWFTKEYPQHRVNRQRRTIYILPLGPFPPGHAGQSAAAAADGASTSAGETEAGGSSSDRGATGGAEGGACPSSRTDKVLLSWLQKFCQCFFLGVDVKFLDPVRVREVQCKTRINEHTKQWQLLSKDILDYLVTKKPRDAICLVAVTMLDLYPSDSWNFVFGQASLVTGCGVFSFARYDENFYYIPRDRQKAKKSELEEFNMPPVTSVLLLRACKVMTHELCHMFGMKHCIYFSCCINGSNSRDESDRRPVDLCPICLRKLQEAVDFRLAVRFRAMLEYCTKESWDSGVPAPPLEAFESFKTWLEKVLVFLEESPVAGSEESSQASN from the exons ATGACGTCCCGATCAGAGTCTGCGCGGATCCGCCAGTTGCTCCAGGGCCTGACCGAGGACGAGATCCTGGAGTTGATGCGGATGATCTCCCCGAAGTTCGCTCCGGCTGATGTAGAAACGCGAAAGAAAGCCGTGCTGCCAGACCCTAATGAGAAGAAGAGTACAAAGAAATATGAG AACTTTAAAGCATCTGAGCGACGTTACTTTGAGGAAGCGTACAACGAGAACAGCGTGCTCTGGAAACCACTGACCATAGAGGAtgaatctgattggctgaacaATCACCCAGAGTCAGGCCAGACGTttggtgattg GTTTACTAAGGAGTACCCCCAACACAGAGTGAATCGGCAACGTCGCACCATCTACATTCTTCCTCTGGGGCCGTTCCCACCTGGGCATGCCGGACAGTCTGCAGCTGCAGCTGCTGATGGTGCAAGTACAAGCGCAGGTGAAACAG AGGCTGGTGGCAGTTCCTCAGACAGAGGTGCGACGGGCGGGGCAGAGGGCGGGGCCTGTCCAAGTTCAAGGACAGACAAGGTGCTGCTGAGCTGGCTGCAGAAGTTCTGTCAGTGTTTCTTCCTGGGCGTAGATGTCAAGTTTCTGGACCCCGTGCGGGTTCGTGAGGTCCAATGCAAAACAAGGATTAATGAGCACACTAAG CAATGGCAGCTGCTGTCAAAGGACATCCTGGACTACCTGGTGACTAAGAAGCCCCGCGATGCCATCTGCCTGGTCGCCGTGACGATGCTCGACCTGTACCCCAGCGACTCCTGGAACTTCGTCTTTGGACAAGCCTCTCTTGTTACAGG GTGTGGAGTGTTCAGCTTTGCTCGGTACGACGAGAATTTCTACTACATCCCGCGAGATCGTCAGAAAGCCAAGAAGTCGGAGCTGGAAGAGTTCAACATGCCGCCAGTCACAAGCGTACTCCTGCTTAGAGCCTGCAAG GTGATGACGCATGAGTTGTGCCACATGTTTGGTATGAAGCACTGCATCTACTTCTCCTGCTGCATCAACGGCTCCAACAGTCGCGACGAGTCGGACCGCCGCCCCGTCGACCTCTGCCCCATCTGCCTCCGCAAACTCCAGGAGGCCGTGGACTTCCGTCTCGCCGTCCGCTTCCGCGCGATGCTGGAGTACTGCACGAAGGAATCCTGGGACTCTGGCGTACCCGCCCCTCCTCTCGAGGCTTTCGAATCGTTCAAGACATGGCTGGAGAAAGTTCTGGTGTTTCTGGAGGAGTCGCCAGTTGCTGGGAGTGAAGAAAGCAGCCAAGCTTCCAACTA